AATTGTTCGTGAATTTGTTAAAGAGACGGATACAATTACCCTTTATAAATCTATGCGTGAGGTTCTTGTGTACCTCACTCACTTGGACGTGGTTGATACTGAAATCGTTATGACTGAAAAACTTGCACGTATTGTTGTTGGTACAGAATGGTCTTGgcaaaatttgaatactCTTTGTTGGGCAATCGGCTCAATATCCGGTGCTATgaatgaagaaatggaaaagCGCTTTCTTGTTAACGTGATTAAAGATTTATTGGGCCTTTGTGAAATGAAACGTGGCAAAGATAATAAGGCTGTTGTTGCCTCTAACATTATGTACGTTGTAGGTCAATATCCTcgctttttaaaagctcaTTGGAAATTTCTCAAGACCGTCGTCAATAAGCTATTTGAGTTTATGCACGAATATCATGAAGGTGTTCAGGATATGGCTTGTGATACATTCATTAAGATTGCTCAAAAATGTCGTCGCCATTTTGTTGCTCAACAACTGGGAGAAACGGAGCCGTTTATCAACGAAATTATTCGTAACTTGGCCAAGACGACTGAAGATTTAACTCCTCAACAGACTCATACTTTTTATGAGGCGTGCGGTTATATGATTTCTGCTCAACCTCAAAAACATCTTCAAGAACGTCTCATTTTTGACCTTATGGCGTTACCCAATCAGGCCTGGGAAAATATTGTCGCTCAGGCTGCACAAAACGCTCAAGTTTTAGGGGACCCTCAGACCGTTAAAATATTAGCAAATGTTCTAAAGACAAACGTTGCTGCATGTACTTCTATTGGTTCCGGTTTCTATCCTCAAATTGCTAAAAATTATGTAGATATGCTTGGTCTTTACAAGGCTGTTAGCGGTTTAATATCAGAAGTGGTTGCTGCCCAAGGAAATATTGCTACCAAAACTCCCCACGTCAGGGGATTACGAActatcaaaaaagaaattttgaaattagtAGATGCTTATATAAGTCGAGCGGAAGATTTGGAGTTGGTCGGAAATACTCTCATTCCTGCGCTTTTCGAAGCAGTGTTGCttgattatttacaaaatgttCCTGACGCTCGTGATGCCGAAGTTCTTAATTTGATAACCACCATTGTCAATCAACTTAGCGAACTCCTTACTGATAAGATTCCTCTTGTTCTTGATGCTGTTTTTGGATGCACCCTTGAAATGATTAGTAAAGATTTTTCGGAATACCCCGAACATCGTGCagcattttttcaacttttacGCGCCATTAACTTGAATTGTTTCCCCGCTTTGCTCAACATCCCGGCACCACAATTCAAACTAGTGATCAATAGTATTGTATGGTCCTTTAAGCATGTTAGTCGCGACATTCAAGAAACCGGACTTAACATCTTACTTGAACTTATTAATAACATGGCGAGTATGGGACCTGATGTTTCAAATGcatttttccaaacttATTATATTAGCTTACTACAAGATATATTGTATGTTTTGACTGACTCTGATCACAAATCTGGCTTTAAGCTTCAAAGCTTAATTTTGGCTCGGCTTTTCTATCTGGTTGAATCAAACCAGATTACTGTACCTCTCTACGATCCTTCTCAATTCCCCCAGGAAATGAACaatcaattatttttaagacAGTATATCATGAATCTACTAGTCACAGCTTTCCCCCATCTTCAACCTATCCAAATCCAAGAATTTGTACAGACAGTGCTAGCTCTTAATCAGGACAGCATCAAATTTAAACTTGCTTTACGTgactttttaattcaattgaaagaattcGGCGGGGATAACGCTGAACTTTACTTGGAGGAGAAAGAACAAGAGTTGGCTGCTCAACAAAAAGCCCAACTGGAGAAAGCTATGACTGTTCCTGGTATGATCAAACCTGTCGATATGCCTACTATGGAGGAGGAAGAACTATGATATTCTTCAGCAAAAACGTATTTAAGCTTAGAACTTTAAAATATGAAAGGAATTATATATTTGGTATCTTTTACTATTGACTTAATTGTGGATGTTATTTATCCCTGTTACTTGAGAAGTTTActtaattccttttttttcttttttttttttttgaaaagcaagAAGGGTTTTTGACATGACATGGCCCGTAATTCAACGTGTTAGATAGCAAAATGATGGCGCCAGTTGTTATTGATTGCAATTCAAActatataaaaaagtaataaaaaagcataAAGTCTTTAGAGATTCAACTTTCCGTGCAGTGTtgtaaattagaaaattaaagCATTGTAAGGATTTGGGTTGcctcattttttatactgtttataaattgaaCGAGCAGCTATACTTGAATAACACTATGAAGTCTCGTGTAAGAGATCTCAATGCGACGTTGAAGtcctttttattgaatgcTGGCGTTATGCAACCTTGCTAAAGGAAACACCAACGTATTTTCACATAACTACGTTTTTGCTTCTAGAAAATGTATTATTAcctttaataaattatgtAGCTACTACTATTCCGTTAGAGAATACGgtaagaaagaaaaacgaAAACATTAAACATAAATCAAACTTACAACTACAAATATGACTATTCGTGTAGTAATttggaataaaaaaaattccaaattaCAAAACATCACCTAACTAAAACCTTTTTGAGAATTCCGTAATTTACCATGTGAACTTTCGTCTCTTCTGACTTTGTCTAATAAACAGACAATCAGACCCAAAACCTGAATACTAAAATTCAACTTCTTCACGCAAATTAGAGGAGATGTAGTTCAATGCTAAGGTACTCGACATTCCCCAAATACCCACTCGCCATCCACGATACAAACCTTCTATTCCAAATTTACCCGGATCTTCTTCGCTTAAAAGACACCATATGGTACCGACGATACCAGTGTATTTGCCTACGGGAACGATAGTTTGGGGTGGAAGGTTGCATTCATACTGGGCTTGTGCTCTTCGAAGTACCATTTCTAAAGGGCATTtgagaagaaattgaacGGCTGAAGTGCCCAAGCCAACCATTGCATCAAGTGTAGGAGATGAGCCCAAAAAGTTGCGGAATGTTAGTGGAAGCACACTCGAAACAAATGGTGGTAAGCTGACATAACAAACTGTGGGTAAAATTAACGATGAAGGGCAGTAAAAAGGCAATGCTTTCAAGCATTGTCTGATAGTAAGAggtttaaattttttatgcgAATTGCCAGAAGTTTCAGAAGCTGAAGACAAATAGGAAGATGAGGAAATGGggaaaagaattatttttgttctGGCAATATCAAGGGGAGATAGAATAAGAGCAGAGATCGCAGAAGTAATGGATTTGATGAAAAGGGAAAGAAGAGGCCGAACAGAATCTATAGGTGAAATAATGTTTGGATCTGCTATTGCGAGAGCTCCAGATAATGTTGCCGAAAGCCAGGACTGTAGGCCGGAATAAAGTAAGTTATGCAAAAAGCTGATTGTATGACCTTTCCATAAACCCCTAGCTCCTTCTTTCTCCCATAGCTCACTAATGATACTTTTAATCGAAAATCTTTTCGAATGAATTGTATAGCTTCTCTCGATGAGATTCGAAGGATCAGTTACATAGCCAGACGCATCGACGCAAAGTTTCTCAGCTAGCTGTTCTGTTACTGCCTTTTCTGTGGTAGGTGTTTCAAAGTAAGCATAGATTTCGTGTTCATCATCACTGAGACCTTCCTGTTCTGTGCCATCGGGAATATCCTCATCATAAGGCTCCTTTGTTTGTTTCCCATCACGCTCAATTTTAGTTCGTTTTGGTAAATATTCTTCTACTTGACAGACAGTTTTTGCTACTTCCAATGGCTGTACAAAAAACGTCGTTAAATATTTGGTCACTAGAATACTTCTGAGTGTCTCAAAAATCTCACTCTTGCTTATGGTCGGTTGCGTCTCAAACGTTGGTTCTGGAGTTATCGAAAAAGTAGGCTCAACATTGTTAACCACGACATATGGTCTGTATGGATTCATGCTGTATGCTTGctcttttccaaaatgaGTTCTCCAAACTCGTTTACGAATGATTCAATATATAGATTTAACtgcaaataatttcaaaaattgcttaGCTTtggataaaaaattaataaaagaagtCGTTAACCTTCATCAATCCTTTGAATTCTGGTAAATTAACAAACTTTTTGGTACCAAAGTGTGATGGCTTATAGTAAGGTATCACCAACTTGAAGGTATGATACGCACAGAAAGCAATGGACCCAAAAGTTACTATACACCAAATTCTGCAAAATATTATTACGACAATCACTAgacattattaaaaaatctacTAAATTATCTTAATGAAAATTGGTAACAACTCAAGAACAAACAGTTAAGTTTGCTGTGCGCCtgctttgaaaatgaaaatcaatAACTGGACGTACAATCcaataataaatgttttataCTTACATTTCAATTCAAATTGTCAAACACAAAAATGCAAATCTTATATCTCCACAATGACTAAAAGcaagaatttaaaactaaaacaCTTCAAAAACGACCATACAAAGTCGGTTCAATACATGCACAAATAGTTGTTGAAAGCACATACATAAGTATATATAtctatatttatataatgATCATCCTTCAAATGCCATTCAACTCATTCTGATCCACTGAAACAACAAACCAAAGTTTACGCGAGCAATTAATACATGATAGACGATAATAATATGTACATTAAGGTAAATGCCTATCAAACTCACAAGTAAAAGAATATGAGAAAACTTTGTAGAAAGTTAGGAAAAAAGGAACACGTAGAAAAAGGAGCGTTCCATCGAGCTTGAAATATCCGTCCAAACTTTACTAACTTTTGTTCAAGTAGATTGGGGTTGTTTTAGAAACAAGAAATTATTACTTTGAACTAGACGCAAACCACACGAACTAGACAAAAGATGTTAAAAAGAATGGAAATATTTGGcagaaaggaaaagaacTCGAAACGCGACGCATCCCTAATTATCGAATGGTAAATAGAAAGAGAGAACGCAGAAACTTGAAGATGTCGAAATGTCACCCAATATacacaaaagaaaagggaAATGAAGAACGAAGGCACATAAAGAAGCAAACGACTATTTTAACCCGCtttctatttttctttaaaaggaTGTCTTAAATACTATTAAGACCATAGACATACGGGTAACAAATCGATG
This portion of the Schizosaccharomyces pombe strain 972h- genome assembly, chromosome: I genome encodes:
- the crm1 gene encoding karyopherin/importin beta family nuclear export signal receptor Crm1, translated to MEGILAFDRELDVALLDRVVQTFYQGVGAEQQQAQQVLTQFQAHPDAWSQAYSILEKSEYPQTKYIALSVLDKLITTRWKMLPKEQRLGIRNYIVAVMIKNSSDETVLQQQKTFLNKLDLTLVQILKQEWPHNWPNFIPEIVQASKTNLSLCENNMIVLRLLSEEIFDYSAEQMTQLKTKNLKNQMCGEFAEIFQLCSQILERAQKPSLIKATLGTLLRFLNWIPLGYIFETNIVELITNRFLNVPDFRNVTIECLTEIASLTSQPQYNDKFVTMFNLVMTSVNSMLPLQTDFREAYEESSTNEQDFIQNLALFLCAFFSSHLRPLENPENQEVLLNAHSYLLNISRINEREIFKICLEYWSKLVAQLYEEMQQIPMSEMNPLLNLSSPTSLISSNPNMLANLPLRKHIYKDILSTLRLVMIENMVKPEEVLIVENDEGEIVREFVKETDTITLYKSMREVLVYLTHLDVVDTEIVMTEKLARIVVGTEWSWQNLNTLCWAIGSISGAMNEEMEKRFLVNVIKDLLGLCEMKRGKDNKAVVASNIMYVVGQYPRFLKAHWKFLKTVVNKLFEFMHEYHEGVQDMACDTFIKIAQKCRRHFVAQQLGETEPFINEIIRNLAKTTEDLTPQQTHTFYEACGYMISAQPQKHLQERLIFDLMALPNQAWENIVAQAAQNAQVLGDPQTVKILANVLKTNVAACTSIGSGFYPQIAKNYVDMLGLYKAVSGLISEVVAAQGNIATKTPHVRGLRTIKKEILKLVDAYISRAEDLELVGNTLIPALFEAVLLDYLQNVPDARDAEVLNLITTIVNQLSELLTDKIPLVLDAVFGCTLEMISKDFSEYPEHRAAFFQLLRAINLNCFPALLNIPAPQFKLVINSIVWSFKHVSRDIQETGLNILLELINNMASMGPDVSNAFFQTYYISLLQDILYVLTDSDHKSGFKLQSLILARLFYLVESNQITVPLYDPSQFPQEMNNQLFLRQYIMNLLVTAFPHLQPIQIQEFVQTVLALNQDSIKFKLALRDFLIQLKEFGGDNAELYLEEKEQELAAQQKAQLEKAMTVPGMIKPVDMPTMEEEEL
- the ugo1 gene encoding transport protein Ugo1, whose amino-acid sequence is MNPYRPYVVVNNVEPTFSITPEPTFETQPTISKSEIFETLRSILVTKYLTTFFVQPLEVAKTVCQVEEYLPKRTKIERDGKQTKEPYDEDIPDGTEQEGLSDDEHEIYAYFETPTTEKAVTEQLAEKLCVDASGYVTDPSNLIERSYTIHSKRFSIKSIISELWEKEGARGLWKGHTISFLHNLLYSGLQSWLSATLSGALAIADPNIISPIDSVRPLLSLFIKSITSAISALILSPLDIARTKIILFPISSSSYLSSASETSGNSHKKFKPLTIRQCLKALPFYCPSSLILPTVCYVSLPPFVSSVLPLTFRNFLGSSPTLDAMVGLGTSAVQFLLKCPLEMVLRRAQAQYECNLPPQTIVPVGKYTGIVGTIWCLLSEEDPGKFGIEGLYRGWRVGIWGMSSTLALNYISSNLREEVEF